The following are from one region of the Gambusia affinis linkage group LG02, SWU_Gaff_1.0, whole genome shotgun sequence genome:
- the uacab gene encoding uveal autoantigen with coiled-coil domains and ankyrin repeats protein isoform X1 produces the protein MKSFINRRKKHEVTITNTDWNKYDDRLMKAVERGEVDKVATVLGKKGIIPTKLDVEGRSAFHLAATHGQLECLNLMLGHNVDVTAKDASGKTALHLASKYGNSLCVQKLLQHNCPVGNVDLQGRTALHDAVMAGCTSSVKLLCDNGASVNISDFNGRTPLILATQMCHPHICQLLVERGADFNVRDKQNKTPLILGCEFGCKDAVEVLLKTGTDVKAVDNMGHDAFHYARLSNKPELTAMIKSHLDKANREKEAAKIEQWKRQLSVDRSDVESNRKDQIIFDLERQNEALQEGLRKYHLEQKLLTDKVNMLQHQLVQGKKAVEDSQKEKEQLKALFSGKDKEEGGRSPETVRVQLRSALGEYPGQSIIKGKENLLVKQAQSLDFDQMPQNRPASKQLQRSQTAGGWDHPEVESLRRELDAMRKKLQTAEEEKGPLQSALDQKSRECQELAQSRDAVQKRADQQVQELEDALGDVQKRMLDSECKVKQLQTHVVAVKEHLGGQAIEELRAQLQDVKAKYEGASAEVGRVRNRLKQSEKALEEYKRSESQLAAETERLNQELAAQAAERDELSKALFTMETLLNNTVPAEKFDNMKNLLTNAVDEKERQLAELREDYDRVLEEVAELHRKLDAPSSRAMSAEEHQRIVSALEEQNATLKRKLMDVTAKCQALIEDMEESEEERDLLREQLDKLNSKMENEFIAIKDHEAIRNDMAAALEELKDKLVEAGERYGKAEGQLQQVQAEKAALQETMQGGSEKNQRELVALKAHNGELMKKLQLVQKRCEDGEKEREELMVQKQALKRTVEEQFVSREQHEKVKMELSSTLESVKADKLKLEAKLKESTEELKNVKEGNEKLKEQLEKVTSEMKRESISMKEHRGVTDKLNAAVVEAENRANQASALHALAQEEVAKLSQELEAQKTELDTIQEAIQSKFIPLTAAEEKESTYSSRVKELEQKLAETEEKYHRERSVWESMKREKDKLKVETESVQQRLHSALASTKKHKQVEEEFKAELEALTQKMASLEEQLQEATLQKTELQDQNALCNTRIQNLQEQLKSKLTRIATYDTEQMALHDAAQQAQVDCKKAREAQQEEAHRVAVLQKELQEQRMEQASLLQRHEAEVAKLQATLREEEESNAQRAEDVRALQSELLRATQALEDVRHKEEQVNELKKVKQQLEDDVVGLGDKLLSLTQEYQKAHLEERQAKEGESRARADMAAVQVASRGVEREIRELRERYDESLSTIADLQRRIQAAAQQTEAKDKKITELQTDVERLKQALNGLSQLTYTSNAPNKRQTQQAEALQAQIMSLQQQLADAERKHREVVSIYRIHLLRAAQGHMDEDVQAVLLQILRMREEFVC, from the exons AACACAGACTGGAACAAGTACGATGATCGGTTGATGAAGGCGGTGGAACGTGGCGAGGTGGACAAGGTTGCCACTGTTCTTGGCAAGAAGGGCATCATTCCCACCAAACTCGACGTGGAGGGACGCTCTGC GTTTCATCTGGCAGCCACGCATGGACAGCTTGAATGTCTCAATCTCATGCTGGGACACAATGTCGACGTTACCGCAAAAGACGCCTCTG GAAAAACTGCTCTTCATCTGGCTTCAAAGTATGGAAATTCTCTGTGTGTGCAGAAACTCCTGCAG CACAACTGTCCAGTCGGGAACGTGGACCTACAAGGACGCACTGCTCTGCATGATGCCG tGATGGCGGGCTGCACCTCCAGCGTGAAGCTTCTTTGTGACAACGGGGCTTCTGTAAACATCTCTGATTTT AATGGCAGGACTCCTCTGATTCTGGCCACACAGATGTGTCACCCCCACATATGTCAGCTGCTGGTGGAGCGAGGAGCCGATTTCAATGTCcgagacaaacaaaacaa GACACCTCTGATTTTGGGCTGCGAGTTCGGCTGCAAGGACGCCGTGGAGGTGTTATTGAAGACCGGCACCGATGTGAAAGCAGTCGACAACATGGGTCACGATGCATTTCACTACGCTCGCCTCAGCAACAAGCCAGAGCTCACTGCAATGATCAAAAGTCACCTTGACAAGGCCAACAGAG aaaaagaagctGCGAAGATCGAACAGTGGAAGCGACAG CTTTCAGTGGACAGATCGGATGTGGAGTCTAACAGAAAGGATCAGATCATATTT GATCTGGAGAGGCAGAACGAGGCTCTTCAGGAAGGCCTCAGGAAATACCACCTGGAGCAGAAACTTCTGACAGATAAGGTCAACATGCTGCAACATCAACTCGTGCAG gggaaaaaagcagTGGAAGATTCTCAAAAAGAG AAAGAGCAGTTGAAGGCGTTATTCAGTGGCAAAGACAAAGAGGAAGGAGGTCGCAGTCCGGAGACTGTCAGAGTTCAGCTCCGGAGTGCTTTG GGGGAGTATCCAGGCCAGTCTATTATCAAAG gaaaagaaaaccttttagtCAAGCAAGCTCAAAGTCTGGATTTTGACCAG ATGCCACAGAACCGTCCTGCTTCCAAACAACTCCAGAGGAGCCAAACTGCAGGAGGCTGGGACCACCCCGAAGTGGAATCCCTGCGACGCGAACTCGACGCGATGCGGAAAAAACTGCAGACCGCAGAAGAAGAGAAGGGTCCGCTTCAGTCTGCGCTGGACCAGAAGAGCCGTGAGTGCCAAGAGCTCGCTCAGAGCCGAGACGCCGTCCAGAAGCGGGCCGACCAGCAGGTCCAAGAGCTGGAGGACGCTTTGGGCGACGTCCAGAAGCGGATGCTGGACTCCGAGTGTAAAGTCAAGCAGCTGCAGACTCACGTTGTCGCCGTGAAGGAACACTTAGGGGGCCAGGCGATAGAAGAACTGCGCGCACAGCTGCAGGACGTGAAGGCCAAATACGAAGGCGCTTCGGCTGAAGTTGGTCGGGTTCGTAACCGCCTGAAGCAGAGTGAGAAAGCCTTGGAGGAATACAAGAGAAGCGAGAGCCAGCTGGCCGCTGAGACGGAGCGGCTCAACCAGGAGCTGGCGGCGCAGGCAGCGGAGAGAGACGAGCTGAGCAAAGCCCTCTTTACGATGGAAACCCTCCTGAACAACACCGTCCCGGCCGAGAAGTTTGACAACATGAAGAACCTGCTGACTAACGCGGTGGACGAGAAGGAGCGGCAGCTCGCCGAGCTGAGAGAGGACTACGACCGCGTGTTGGAGGAAGTGGCTGAGCTCCACCGGAAACTGGACGCCCCGTCGTCCCGCGCGATGTCCGCGGAGGAACATCAGAGGATTGTTTCCGCCCTGGAAGAACAGAACGCAACTCTGAAACGGAAGCTGATGGATGTGACGGCAAAATGCCAAGCCCTTATCGAAGACATGGAGGAGAGCGAAGAGGAGCGAGATCTGCTGAGAGAGCAGCTGGACAAGCTCAACAGCAAGATGGAGAATGAATTCATAGCCATAAAGGATCACGAGGCAATTCGGAACGACATGGCTGcggctctggaggagctgaaggacAAACTTGTGGAGGCCGGCGAACGCTACGGAAAAGCAGAGGGTCAGCTGCAACAGGTTCAGGCCGAGAAGGCCGCGTTGCAGGAGACCATGCAGGGTGGCAGCGAAAAGAATCAGAGGGAGTTGGTCGCCCTGAAGGCTCACAACGGAGAACTGATGAAAAAACTCCAACTTGTGCAGAAGAGATGCGAAGACGGGGAGAAAGAACGGGAAGAGCTGATGGTGCAGAAGCAGGCTCTGAAACGGACTGTGGAGGAGCAGTTTGTTTCCAGGGAACAGCATGAGAAGGTGAAGATGGAGTTGAGCTCCACGTTGGAAAGTGTTAAAGCCGACAAGTTGAAGTTGGAGGCTAAACTAAAAGAAAGTACGGAAGAGCTGAAGAATGTgaaagaaggaaatgaaaagtTGAAAGAGCAGTTGGAAAAAGTGACATCTGAGATGAAGAGAGAGAGCATAAGTATGAAAGAGCACAGAGGTGTCACAGACAAGCTGAACGCTGCCGTCGTTGAGGCCGAAAACCGAGCAAACCAAGCTTCAGCGCTGCATGCTCTGGCTCAGGAGGAAGTGGCAAAGCTCAGTCAGGAGCTGGAGGCCCAGAAGACCGAACTGGATACCATACAGGAAGCTATCCAGTCCAAGTTTATCCCACTGACGGCAGCCGAGGAGAAGGAATCCACCTACAGCTCTCGGGTGAAGGAGCTAGAGCAGAAACTGGCAGAAACAGAGGAGAAGTATCACAGAGAGAGATCTGTCTGGGAAAGCATGAAACGGGAGAAAGACAAGCTTAAAGTTGAAACAGAGTCCGTCCAGCAGAGACTGCACTCTGCTTTGGCTAgcaccaaaaaacacaaacaagttgAGGAAGAGTTCAAGGCTGAACTCGAGGCGCTGACGCAGAAGATGGCCAGCTTGGAGGAGCAACTCCAGGAGGCGACGCTGCAGAAAACTGAACTGCAAGACCAGAACGCCCTCTGCAACACTCGGATCCAGAACCTGCAGGAGCAGCTGAAGTCCAAGCTGACGCGGATAGCGACCTATGACACGGAGCAGATGGCGCTCCACGATGCCGCTCAGCAAGCTCAGGTCGACTGCAAGAAGGCGAGAGAGGCTCAGCAGGAGGAAGCGCACAGAGTCGCCGTCCTCCAGAAGGAACTTCAGGAGCAGCGCATGGAACAAGCGTCACTGCTGCAACGGCACGAGGCTGAGGTCGCCAAACTCCAAGCGACACTCCGCGAAGAGGAGGAGAGCAACGCCCAGAGGGCCGAAGACGTGCGCGCCCTGCAGTCGGAGCTGCTGCGAGCCACGCAGGCGCTGGAGGACGTCCGCCACAAGGAGGAGCAGGTGAACGAGCTGAAGaaggtgaagcagcagctggaggacgACGTTGTCGGCCTGGGCGACAAGCTGCTGAGTTTGACGCAGGAGTATCAGAAGGCCCACCTGGAGGAGCGGCAAGCCAAAGAGGGCGAGAGCAGGGCCAGGGCCGACATGGCGGCCGTCCAGGTGGCGAGCCGGGGCGTCGAGAGGGAAATCAGGGAGCTGAGGGAGCGGTACGATGAGTCGCTCAGCACCATCGCCGATCTGCAGAGGAGGATTCAGGCGGCGGCTCAACAAACTGAAGCCAAAGACAAGAAG ATCACAGAGTTACAGACTGACGTGGAGCGACTGAAGCAGGCGCTCAACGGTTTATCTCAGCTGACGTACACCAGCAACGCACCAAACAAGAGACAGACACAGCAAGCGGAAGCCCTGCAGGCCCAGATCATGAGTCTACAGCAGCAGCTGGCT GATGCTGAGAGGAAGCACAGAGAGGTGGTTTCCATTTATCGGATTCATCTCCTCAGGGCAGCACAG GGTCACATGGATGAGGACGTCCAGGCCGTCTTACTACAGATCCTCCGTATGAGAGAGGAATTCGTCTGTTGA